In Dama dama isolate Ldn47 chromosome X, ASM3311817v1, whole genome shotgun sequence, one genomic interval encodes:
- the ATG4A gene encoding cysteine protease ATG4A isoform X2: protein MESVLSKYENQITIFADYLEEFPDTDELVWILGKQHLLKTEKSKLLSDISARLWFTYRRKFSPIGGTGPSSDAGWGCMLRCGQMMLAQALICRHLGRDWKWEKQKEQPKEYQQILQCFLDRKDCCYSIHQMAQMGVGEGKSIGEWFGPNTVAQVLKKLALFDEWNSLAVYVSMDNTVVIEDIKKMCRTLSLSADIPAERPLESLTASTQSKGPSACCTAWKPLLLIVPLRLGINQINPVYVDAFKECFKMPQSLGALGGKPNNAYYFIGFLGDELIFLDPHTTQTFVDTEENGMVDDQTFHCLQPPQRMNILNLDPSVALGFFCKEEKDFDSWCSLVQKEILKENLRMFELVQKHPSHWPPFVPPAKPEVTTTGAEFIDSTEQLEEFDLEEDFEILSI from the exons ttttatcCAAGTATGAAAACCAGATTACTATTTTTGCTGACTACCTAGAAGAGTTTCCAGATACAGATGAGCTGGTATGGATCTTGGGAAAACAGCATCTTCTTAAAACGG AAAAATCTAAGCTGTTGTCTGATATAAGTGCTCGTCTATGGTTTACATACAGGAGGAAATTTTCACCAATTG GGGGAACAGGCCCTTCGTCAGATGCTGGCTGGGGATGTATGCTACGCTGTGGACAGATGATGCTGGCTCAAGCCCTTATCTGCAGACACTTGGGAAGGG acTGGAAatgggagaaacagaaagaacaaCCCAAAGAATACCAACAAATCCTACAGTGCTTCTTAGATAGAAAAGACTGTTGCTACTCTATCCATCAAATGG CACAGATGGGCGTAGGAGAAGGGAAATCAATTGGCGAATGGTTTGGACCAAATACAGTTGCACAGGTGTTGAA AAAACTTGCTTTATTTGATGAATGGAATTCCTTGGCTGTTTATGTTTCAATGGATAACACCGTGGTCATCGAAGATATCA AAAAAATGTGCCGCACCCTGTCCTTGAGTGCTGACATACCTGCTGAGAGGCCCCTGGAGTCTCTGACTGCTTCCACCCAGAGTAAGGGCCCCTCGGCCTGCTGCACAGCCTGGAAACCCTTGCTGCTTATTGTGCCCCTCCGCCTAGGCATAAACCAAATCAACCCCGTCTATGTTGACGCCTTCAAA GAGTGTTTTAAGATGCCACAGTCTTTAGGGGCATTAGGAGGAAAACCAAATAACGCCTATTATTTCATAGGATTCTTAG GTGATGAGCTCATTTTCCTGGACCCTCACACAACCCAGACCTTTGTTGACACCGAAGAGAATGGAATGGTTGACGACCAGACTTTCCATTGTCTGCAACCCCCGCAGCGGATGAACATCCTGAACTTGGATCCTTCCGTAGCATTG GGGTTtttctgcaaagaagaaaaagactttGATAGCTGGTGTAGCCTTGTTCAGAAG gaaattctaaaggaaaatttAAGGATGTTTGAATTAGTTCAGAAACATCCATCACATTGGCCTCCTTTTGTTCCTCCAGCCAAGCCAGAAGTAACAACCACAGGGGCAG AGTTCATTGACTCTACTGAACAACTAGAGGAGTTTGACCTGGAGGAAGATTTCGAGATTCTGAGCATATAG
- the ATG4A gene encoding cysteine protease ATG4A isoform X1 encodes MEPVYRKDGACVNSPRLLGVLSKYENQITIFADYLEEFPDTDELVWILGKQHLLKTEKSKLLSDISARLWFTYRRKFSPIGGTGPSSDAGWGCMLRCGQMMLAQALICRHLGRDWKWEKQKEQPKEYQQILQCFLDRKDCCYSIHQMAQMGVGEGKSIGEWFGPNTVAQVLKKLALFDEWNSLAVYVSMDNTVVIEDIKKMCRTLSLSADIPAERPLESLTASTQSKGPSACCTAWKPLLLIVPLRLGINQINPVYVDAFKECFKMPQSLGALGGKPNNAYYFIGFLGDELIFLDPHTTQTFVDTEENGMVDDQTFHCLQPPQRMNILNLDPSVALGFFCKEEKDFDSWCSLVQKEILKENLRMFELVQKHPSHWPPFVPPAKPEVTTTGAEFIDSTEQLEEFDLEEDFEILSI; translated from the exons ttttatcCAAGTATGAAAACCAGATTACTATTTTTGCTGACTACCTAGAAGAGTTTCCAGATACAGATGAGCTGGTATGGATCTTGGGAAAACAGCATCTTCTTAAAACGG AAAAATCTAAGCTGTTGTCTGATATAAGTGCTCGTCTATGGTTTACATACAGGAGGAAATTTTCACCAATTG GGGGAACAGGCCCTTCGTCAGATGCTGGCTGGGGATGTATGCTACGCTGTGGACAGATGATGCTGGCTCAAGCCCTTATCTGCAGACACTTGGGAAGGG acTGGAAatgggagaaacagaaagaacaaCCCAAAGAATACCAACAAATCCTACAGTGCTTCTTAGATAGAAAAGACTGTTGCTACTCTATCCATCAAATGG CACAGATGGGCGTAGGAGAAGGGAAATCAATTGGCGAATGGTTTGGACCAAATACAGTTGCACAGGTGTTGAA AAAACTTGCTTTATTTGATGAATGGAATTCCTTGGCTGTTTATGTTTCAATGGATAACACCGTGGTCATCGAAGATATCA AAAAAATGTGCCGCACCCTGTCCTTGAGTGCTGACATACCTGCTGAGAGGCCCCTGGAGTCTCTGACTGCTTCCACCCAGAGTAAGGGCCCCTCGGCCTGCTGCACAGCCTGGAAACCCTTGCTGCTTATTGTGCCCCTCCGCCTAGGCATAAACCAAATCAACCCCGTCTATGTTGACGCCTTCAAA GAGTGTTTTAAGATGCCACAGTCTTTAGGGGCATTAGGAGGAAAACCAAATAACGCCTATTATTTCATAGGATTCTTAG GTGATGAGCTCATTTTCCTGGACCCTCACACAACCCAGACCTTTGTTGACACCGAAGAGAATGGAATGGTTGACGACCAGACTTTCCATTGTCTGCAACCCCCGCAGCGGATGAACATCCTGAACTTGGATCCTTCCGTAGCATTG GGGTTtttctgcaaagaagaaaaagactttGATAGCTGGTGTAGCCTTGTTCAGAAG gaaattctaaaggaaaatttAAGGATGTTTGAATTAGTTCAGAAACATCCATCACATTGGCCTCCTTTTGTTCCTCCAGCCAAGCCAGAAGTAACAACCACAGGGGCAG AGTTCATTGACTCTACTGAACAACTAGAGGAGTTTGACCTGGAGGAAGATTTCGAGATTCTGAGCATATAG
- the ATG4A gene encoding cysteine protease ATG4A isoform X3, with the protein MEPVYRKDGACVNSPRLLGVLSKYENQITIFADYLEEFPDTDELVWILGKQHLLKTEKSKLLSDISARLWFTYRRKFSPIGGTGPSSDAGWGCMLRCGQMMLAQALICRHLGRAQMGVGEGKSIGEWFGPNTVAQVLKKLALFDEWNSLAVYVSMDNTVVIEDIKKMCRTLSLSADIPAERPLESLTASTQSKGPSACCTAWKPLLLIVPLRLGINQINPVYVDAFKECFKMPQSLGALGGKPNNAYYFIGFLGDELIFLDPHTTQTFVDTEENGMVDDQTFHCLQPPQRMNILNLDPSVALGFFCKEEKDFDSWCSLVQKEILKENLRMFELVQKHPSHWPPFVPPAKPEVTTTGAEFIDSTEQLEEFDLEEDFEILSI; encoded by the exons ttttatcCAAGTATGAAAACCAGATTACTATTTTTGCTGACTACCTAGAAGAGTTTCCAGATACAGATGAGCTGGTATGGATCTTGGGAAAACAGCATCTTCTTAAAACGG AAAAATCTAAGCTGTTGTCTGATATAAGTGCTCGTCTATGGTTTACATACAGGAGGAAATTTTCACCAATTG GGGGAACAGGCCCTTCGTCAGATGCTGGCTGGGGATGTATGCTACGCTGTGGACAGATGATGCTGGCTCAAGCCCTTATCTGCAGACACTTGGGAAGGG CACAGATGGGCGTAGGAGAAGGGAAATCAATTGGCGAATGGTTTGGACCAAATACAGTTGCACAGGTGTTGAA AAAACTTGCTTTATTTGATGAATGGAATTCCTTGGCTGTTTATGTTTCAATGGATAACACCGTGGTCATCGAAGATATCA AAAAAATGTGCCGCACCCTGTCCTTGAGTGCTGACATACCTGCTGAGAGGCCCCTGGAGTCTCTGACTGCTTCCACCCAGAGTAAGGGCCCCTCGGCCTGCTGCACAGCCTGGAAACCCTTGCTGCTTATTGTGCCCCTCCGCCTAGGCATAAACCAAATCAACCCCGTCTATGTTGACGCCTTCAAA GAGTGTTTTAAGATGCCACAGTCTTTAGGGGCATTAGGAGGAAAACCAAATAACGCCTATTATTTCATAGGATTCTTAG GTGATGAGCTCATTTTCCTGGACCCTCACACAACCCAGACCTTTGTTGACACCGAAGAGAATGGAATGGTTGACGACCAGACTTTCCATTGTCTGCAACCCCCGCAGCGGATGAACATCCTGAACTTGGATCCTTCCGTAGCATTG GGGTTtttctgcaaagaagaaaaagactttGATAGCTGGTGTAGCCTTGTTCAGAAG gaaattctaaaggaaaatttAAGGATGTTTGAATTAGTTCAGAAACATCCATCACATTGGCCTCCTTTTGTTCCTCCAGCCAAGCCAGAAGTAACAACCACAGGGGCAG AGTTCATTGACTCTACTGAACAACTAGAGGAGTTTGACCTGGAGGAAGATTTCGAGATTCTGAGCATATAG